A genomic window from Pasteuria penetrans includes:
- the sspI gene encoding small acid-soluble spore protein SspI translates to MVTNWGIREAVCERVRHLTPSQLSGLIEKAQQGNEEKNLPGLGVFFELVWRESKKSDQELILMTLYESLQNKSINSSPT, encoded by the coding sequence ATGGTAACCAATTGGGGGATCCGTGAGGCCGTTTGCGAACGAGTTCGCCATCTTACACCGTCGCAGTTGTCTGGATTGATTGAAAAGGCCCAGCAGGGAAATGAAGAAAAAAACCTGCCAGGTCTTGGTGTTTTTTTTGAATTGGTATGGAGAGAATCTAAGAAGAGCGACCAGGAGCTCATATTGATGACACTATACGAAAGCTTACAGAACAAATCTATAAATTCTTCACCAACATAA
- a CDS encoding TrmH family RNA methyltransferase, which translates to MTKIRKIHKVIPLTSLHSTRFRVWRQLKSRKGRQMHRAFLLEGPKLIAEALQDFPQLTILVTSSMDPAFLGQIPDSAQLYQITETMMRRLSDTITPQNCLAVLPLPDWNPENFLIPCFSSALAFCLLLDGVQDPGNMGTILRTAGALGVTAVVFGKGTADPFQTKVVRAAQSAVWRLPVLEMEMEKAVVILQNHNVPVWTATVGCGESVDRVIWPARVALIVGSEARGISSTLTAMADKNVTIPMGGGMDSLNVAIAAALCMAARTWGMARQRKS; encoded by the coding sequence TTGACAAAGATCCGCAAGATTCATAAAGTGATCCCCCTTACCTCCCTGCATAGTACCCGTTTCAGGGTATGGCGGCAGCTCAAAAGCCGTAAGGGGAGGCAGATGCATAGGGCTTTTCTTTTGGAGGGTCCGAAGTTGATTGCTGAGGCCTTACAGGATTTTCCTCAATTGACGATTCTGGTTACGTCCTCTATGGATCCCGCTTTCTTGGGGCAGATTCCTGATTCCGCACAATTGTATCAAATCACCGAAACGATGATGCGACGGCTTTCCGACACTATCACCCCGCAGAATTGTTTGGCCGTCCTCCCTTTACCCGATTGGAATCCGGAAAATTTTCTCATACCGTGTTTCTCCTCTGCTCTTGCCTTCTGTTTATTGCTGGACGGCGTGCAGGATCCTGGGAACATGGGTACGATCCTCCGAACAGCGGGGGCGTTGGGAGTGACGGCGGTGGTGTTCGGTAAGGGGACTGCAGATCCTTTCCAAACAAAGGTTGTTCGTGCAGCACAGAGTGCCGTTTGGCGACTGCCTGTCCTAGAAATGGAGATGGAGAAGGCTGTTGTGATTCTACAAAATCACAACGTGCCCGTATGGACAGCAACGGTTGGTTGTGGGGAGTCTGTAGATAGGGTGATCTGGCCCGCACGGGTAGCATTGATTGTTGGGAGTGAGGCACGTGGTATTTCATCTACATTGACAGCCATGGCTGATAAGAATGTAACCATTCCCATGGGGGGAGGTATGGACTCTCTCAACGTAGCCATCGCCGCAGCCTTGTGTATGGCAGCCCGTACCTGGGGAATGGCACGGCAAAGGAAATCCTAG
- the pheS gene encoding phenylalanine--tRNA ligase subunit alpha, whose amino-acid sequence MLEKEALEALERAETVPDFLTWRVMYLGKKGKLTKILQGMAALPPDERPRLGKKANQLRERLTQAGEECRVRLERKALQIRLQEEILDLTLPSPILPQGVRHPWMSIVEEIEDFFLSMGYRIAEGPEIENDHYNFTMLNLPPGHPARDMQDSFYLDDTWLLRTHTSPVQIRVMQQSGGQPLRIIAPGYVYRRDHDDATHTHQFGQIEGLSVDTDLTMGDLQGVLFLLLRHLFGSSVSPRVRCSYFPFTEPSIEIDVRHPERGWVEVLGAGMVHPHVLNRVGYDAERYSGFAFALGIERLIMLRHGIMDIRLLYENDLRLLTQLRGR is encoded by the coding sequence GTGTTGGAAAAGGAAGCATTAGAAGCCCTAGAACGTGCGGAAACAGTGCCGGATTTTTTGACCTGGCGGGTTATGTATCTGGGAAAAAAGGGGAAATTGACGAAAATTCTACAGGGGATGGCTGCATTGCCTCCTGATGAGCGGCCTAGGCTAGGAAAAAAGGCGAATCAATTACGGGAACGTTTGACCCAGGCGGGTGAGGAATGTAGAGTTCGTCTTGAGAGGAAGGCCCTACAGATTCGTTTACAGGAGGAGATCTTGGATCTTACACTGCCTAGTCCCATTCTTCCCCAAGGGGTTCGACATCCATGGATGTCCATAGTGGAAGAGATAGAGGACTTTTTTCTATCCATGGGCTATAGAATTGCTGAGGGTCCCGAGATTGAGAATGATCATTATAATTTTACCATGCTCAATTTGCCGCCTGGACATCCAGCACGGGATATGCAGGATTCGTTTTATTTGGACGATACGTGGCTCCTCCGAACCCATACTTCCCCCGTGCAGATCCGGGTTATGCAACAGTCCGGGGGGCAACCGTTACGAATCATAGCTCCAGGTTATGTATATCGCCGTGATCATGATGACGCCACACACACACACCAATTTGGTCAAATTGAGGGTCTATCCGTGGATACGGATTTGACGATGGGGGATTTACAGGGGGTACTCTTTCTTCTCCTTCGCCATCTTTTCGGCTCCTCCGTTTCCCCCCGAGTACGATGCAGTTATTTCCCCTTCACAGAACCCAGCATTGAAATCGATGTACGGCATCCTGAGCGGGGTTGGGTAGAGGTTTTGGGGGCGGGTATGGTTCACCCCCATGTATTGAATCGGGTGGGATATGATGCTGAACGATATTCTGGATTTGCCTTTGCATTGGGGATTGAGAGACTGATTATGTTACGTCATGGTATAATGGATATTCGCCTTTTGTATGAAAATGACCTGCGTTTGCTGACACAGCTGCGGGGGCGGTGA
- the tkt gene encoding transketolase, translated as MDDTLVSQAIHAIRLLSIDQVEKARSGHPGLPMGAAAMSYVLWARVRRHHPNNPNWWNRDRFVLSAGHGSALLYSLLYLFGYSVALEDLKSFRQRGSRTPGHPEYGVTPGVEATTGPLGQGIANGVGMAMAEAHCAAVHNRPGFPSLVDHYTYVLCSDGDLMEGVASEACSLAGHLGLGKLIVLLDANAVTLDGSLKDSYSEDTATRFTAYNWQVLRVADGNDTAEIERALLLARENKTQPTLIMAHTVIGYGSPNRSNSSEAHGKPLGKEEAALVRVAYGWPHQEPFYVPLEVAHHFTVIQQQLIMKYQVWESQWNYYRQRFPEEANALHEIMEGEFSFHGDFEGPDFEGLHSLATRTASHKTLTAVAPMAPWLVGGSADLASSNLTTLEGAGFFSRATPEGRNIAFGVREHAMGAILNGMTLHGGVRCFGATFLVFSDYLRPSLRLAAMMELPVLYVFTHDSLAVGEDGPTHQPVEQLAALRSIPNLTVFRPADAHETVVAWNYALTQTSGPVALILSRQNLPILRETAGRKEDMIKGGYILSEAGDTPEGILIATGSEVGLALEAQAFLRNQGTSVRVVSLPSWELFSAQSPAYREEVLPQHLTRRLSIEAASPLGWERWVGDQGAILGVNEFGASMQGDVIMRERGFSVGNVVQQWENLQGKKNG; from the coding sequence ATGGATGATACCCTGGTTTCACAGGCGATCCACGCCATTCGTTTGCTGTCCATTGATCAGGTGGAGAAGGCCCGTTCTGGACACCCTGGCCTACCCATGGGGGCTGCTGCTATGTCCTATGTTTTGTGGGCCCGTGTACGTCGGCATCATCCCAATAACCCCAATTGGTGGAATCGGGACCGCTTCGTTCTATCTGCCGGGCATGGTTCGGCTCTTTTGTACAGTTTGTTGTACTTGTTTGGATATTCTGTTGCTTTGGAAGATCTTAAGAGTTTTCGGCAGCGTGGCAGTCGTACCCCGGGACATCCCGAATATGGGGTTACACCTGGTGTGGAGGCAACTACGGGTCCGTTAGGGCAAGGGATTGCTAACGGTGTGGGTATGGCTATGGCGGAGGCACATTGTGCAGCCGTACACAATCGTCCGGGTTTTCCCTCTCTCGTGGATCATTACACGTATGTTCTTTGCAGTGATGGCGATCTTATGGAGGGCGTAGCTTCGGAGGCATGTTCTTTGGCAGGTCATTTGGGGTTAGGAAAATTGATTGTATTGCTCGACGCCAACGCTGTTACACTGGATGGATCCCTGAAGGATTCTTATTCGGAGGATACAGCAACACGCTTTACAGCGTACAACTGGCAAGTTCTCAGGGTTGCTGATGGCAATGATACGGCGGAGATAGAGAGGGCCCTACTTTTAGCGCGCGAGAATAAAACACAACCCACATTGATCATGGCCCACACCGTTATTGGTTATGGCAGCCCGAATCGGTCCAATTCTTCTGAGGCACATGGAAAGCCACTGGGTAAGGAAGAGGCTGCCCTTGTACGTGTCGCTTATGGATGGCCACATCAGGAGCCCTTTTATGTGCCCCTAGAGGTGGCTCATCACTTTACGGTAATCCAACAGCAATTGATTATGAAGTATCAAGTTTGGGAGAGCCAATGGAATTACTATCGACAACGTTTCCCCGAGGAAGCGAATGCTTTGCATGAGATCATGGAGGGGGAGTTTTCCTTTCATGGAGATTTCGAGGGTCCTGATTTCGAAGGACTCCATTCTTTAGCCACTCGTACCGCTTCCCATAAAACTCTGACCGCAGTAGCTCCTATGGCACCCTGGTTGGTAGGTGGTTCTGCTGATCTTGCTTCCTCTAATCTCACTACGTTGGAGGGGGCTGGTTTCTTCAGTAGGGCTACTCCCGAAGGGAGAAATATCGCCTTTGGTGTGCGCGAACATGCTATGGGGGCGATACTCAACGGTATGACGCTTCATGGGGGTGTACGTTGCTTTGGTGCCACCTTTCTTGTCTTTTCGGACTATTTACGCCCTTCCCTCCGTTTGGCGGCTATGATGGAGTTGCCCGTTCTTTATGTTTTCACCCATGATAGTCTAGCGGTGGGAGAGGATGGACCTACCCATCAGCCCGTTGAACAACTCGCGGCCTTGCGGTCCATTCCCAATCTGACCGTTTTTCGTCCGGCGGATGCCCATGAGACAGTAGTGGCTTGGAACTATGCCCTGACCCAAACATCAGGACCCGTGGCCCTGATCCTTAGTCGACAAAATTTGCCTATTCTACGGGAAACGGCTGGGCGGAAGGAGGATATGATCAAGGGCGGATATATTCTCTCAGAGGCGGGGGATACCCCTGAGGGGATTTTGATTGCCACAGGTTCTGAGGTTGGCCTTGCATTGGAAGCCCAGGCATTTCTCCGGAATCAAGGTACATCGGTTCGCGTGGTCAGCCTCCCCAGCTGGGAACTTTTTTCCGCTCAATCCCCTGCCTATCGTGAGGAGGTTCTGCCACAACATCTCACCCGTCGTTTGAGCATCGAAGCGGCCAGCCCTCTGGGTTGGGAACGTTGGGTGGGAGATCAGGGTGCCATCCTGGGCGTAAATGAGTTTGGTGCTTCTATGCAGGGGGATGTTATCATGCGCGAACGCGGCTTTTCCGTAGGAAACGTGGTTCAACAATGGGAAAATTTGCAAGGGAAAAAAAATGGCTAG
- the pheT gene encoding phenylalanine--tRNA ligase subunit beta: MRVSYAWVSQYVDLQGISPQQVAEALTLAGVEVEEIVSCDRGITGVVIGQVEEVHPHPEANRLQICKVRTLPSDPSQTIVCGATNVAVGQRVPVARVGATLPGGVVISKSCLRGVESEGMICSAEELDIPYGFCGAGKGIWVLPANAPLGEDVVAYLGLDDTVFVCAPTANRTDVLGMQGMAIEVGAILGRAVEVPAVDSLGWQEDRFMLRDMGGDMVPFYAIQHVSGLQDLSTPIWLQRHLIAAGVSLHSPIVDVTHWVSLDTGQPMHAYDAEKVKGDLRVRRARGGESLEASNGHRYSLQEDHLVVSDDAGPLSLAGVIGGQRSQVSAETGEIFLEAACFSALSIRATAHHFRCSTASALRFSRGGVSSTQVLRALTRAGRLLQNLVPTARIATPVLALMGTQDPPSTVIKVRHDRITKILGENLSPQWIVSVFQRLQLPVVWVDSMGVYEVTVDDRRSDLVEEIDLIEEVIRLHGCDRIKQTIPRGVQKPQALTAPQRLRRQVRQLLTHWGWQEASTYSLVRADEMSPWGSHEPMVSLANPLSQDHAVLRTSLLPSLLRVAAYHIRHGQAAQRWFELAKTYHPTRSNQQPFLEKWSMVCLGVGEPERTWEKREIPAAGNVTTLQGLITSLSHWLGVQVVYGTASLTGWHPGRIACVRLIPTQGEGERLWGHVGQIHPEILQRNGLPERVSAAVLDWEMLDAEGWLMQHRQSTFRPWSRFPSVHRDISLVVDKGIPVASVTMAIRTFAGSLLKTVSLFDVFSFSENQQSLAYTLIYQSDEKTLTEGEVQMAYDQLVTSLAMEIGATLRQGQ, from the coding sequence ATGCGTGTTTCATACGCCTGGGTTTCACAATATGTCGACTTGCAGGGAATTTCCCCCCAACAGGTGGCGGAAGCTCTTACCTTGGCGGGTGTAGAGGTTGAAGAGATTGTTTCCTGCGATAGGGGAATCACCGGGGTCGTGATTGGTCAAGTGGAGGAAGTTCATCCTCATCCCGAGGCTAATCGTTTGCAAATTTGTAAGGTTCGAACGCTTCCCAGTGACCCGTCTCAAACTATTGTTTGTGGGGCCACGAATGTAGCAGTCGGTCAACGTGTGCCGGTCGCTCGTGTGGGTGCCACATTACCCGGTGGTGTGGTCATCAGCAAAAGTTGTCTGCGTGGGGTCGAGTCGGAGGGCATGATCTGTTCGGCGGAGGAATTGGATATACCCTATGGATTTTGCGGGGCGGGAAAGGGGATTTGGGTTCTACCGGCCAACGCTCCATTGGGGGAGGATGTGGTTGCGTATCTGGGTTTGGATGATACGGTGTTCGTCTGCGCGCCTACTGCGAATCGTACCGATGTGTTGGGTATGCAGGGCATGGCCATAGAAGTAGGTGCTATTTTGGGACGTGCTGTGGAAGTACCAGCAGTGGATTCCCTAGGTTGGCAAGAGGATCGGTTTATGTTGCGGGATATGGGGGGGGATATGGTTCCCTTTTATGCAATCCAACATGTGAGTGGGCTCCAGGATCTATCCACACCGATCTGGTTACAGAGGCATTTGATAGCAGCGGGGGTTTCTCTACATTCCCCTATTGTGGATGTAACTCATTGGGTGTCATTGGATACCGGTCAACCTATGCATGCCTATGATGCAGAAAAGGTAAAGGGGGATCTGCGCGTCCGACGCGCCCGCGGGGGTGAGTCGCTGGAGGCTTCGAATGGTCATAGGTATTCGTTACAGGAGGACCATCTTGTAGTCAGTGATGATGCGGGTCCTCTGAGTCTAGCGGGTGTGATTGGGGGACAAAGATCCCAGGTATCAGCGGAGACGGGGGAAATTTTCCTAGAGGCCGCCTGCTTTTCAGCCCTTTCTATTCGAGCGACGGCGCATCATTTTCGCTGTTCAACGGCTTCTGCGCTTCGATTCAGTAGGGGCGGAGTCTCGTCTACCCAGGTTCTACGTGCGTTAACACGTGCGGGTCGTTTGTTACAGAACTTGGTGCCCACGGCCCGCATAGCCACCCCTGTCCTGGCCCTTATGGGAACCCAAGATCCTCCCTCCACAGTCATTAAGGTGAGGCATGATCGGATTACGAAAATTCTTGGGGAAAATCTATCCCCCCAGTGGATCGTTTCCGTCTTCCAACGTTTGCAATTACCGGTAGTGTGGGTTGATTCGATGGGGGTTTATGAGGTAACGGTCGATGATCGTCGTTCGGACCTTGTGGAGGAAATTGACCTCATTGAGGAAGTGATTCGGTTGCACGGTTGTGATCGAATCAAACAAACCATACCGCGAGGTGTACAAAAACCGCAGGCACTCACCGCCCCCCAACGCTTGCGTCGCCAGGTCCGACAATTGTTGACCCATTGGGGGTGGCAAGAGGCTTCCACTTATAGTTTGGTGCGGGCGGATGAAATGTCCCCCTGGGGATCCCACGAACCCATGGTATCTCTAGCCAATCCACTCAGCCAAGATCACGCTGTTCTAAGAACATCCCTTCTGCCATCTTTACTACGTGTTGCCGCCTATCATATTCGCCACGGACAGGCTGCACAGCGTTGGTTTGAGTTGGCGAAAACCTATCACCCTACACGCAGCAATCAGCAGCCCTTTCTAGAGAAGTGGTCTATGGTTTGTTTGGGGGTGGGGGAACCGGAACGAACTTGGGAAAAACGCGAAATTCCTGCTGCTGGTAACGTGACAACCCTACAAGGACTGATTACTTCTCTTTCCCACTGGTTGGGTGTGCAGGTTGTCTATGGGACGGCCTCCCTCACAGGATGGCACCCCGGTCGCATTGCGTGTGTTAGGTTGATACCTACGCAGGGGGAAGGAGAACGGCTATGGGGCCATGTGGGTCAGATTCATCCCGAGATTTTACAAAGGAATGGTTTGCCGGAAAGGGTATCGGCAGCTGTTTTGGACTGGGAGATGTTGGATGCAGAGGGATGGTTGATGCAGCATCGACAGTCTACCTTTCGTCCCTGGTCCCGTTTTCCTAGTGTGCATCGCGATATTTCATTGGTGGTGGACAAGGGGATCCCCGTTGCCTCGGTGACAATGGCCATCCGTACATTTGCGGGATCCCTGTTGAAAACGGTATCACTCTTTGATGTATTTTCCTTCTCCGAGAATCAGCAAAGCTTGGCCTATACGCTTATCTATCAGAGTGATGAAAAAACCCTAACGGAGGGGGAGGTACAAATGGCTTACGATCAACTGGTAACATCCCTTGCGATGGAGATAGGTGCTACCCTGCGCCAAGGTCAATAG
- a CDS encoding CvpA family protein, translated as MGTLDTILIVFLLVAAVWGYMRGAVAPFIALLGWLFGVALAFLYWKDSGGTLTALLISLLLLVMGRLLAMFVWCLLRPLVRLPVLKQLDRFLGVLFGSVRALALAAVVLFVFLHLQFGIASKMMEDSPVVRKMATMLPDRFPSPHVY; from the coding sequence ATGGGTACACTAGATACAATCCTCATCGTGTTTCTTCTGGTGGCCGCTGTATGGGGGTATATGCGTGGTGCCGTAGCGCCCTTCATAGCCCTGTTGGGATGGTTGTTTGGGGTAGCACTGGCTTTTCTCTATTGGAAGGATTCGGGGGGTACATTGACGGCTCTCCTCATTTCCCTTCTCCTATTGGTGATGGGTCGTCTCCTTGCCATGTTTGTTTGGTGTCTCTTGCGTCCCTTGGTACGACTTCCGGTTCTCAAACAGTTGGATCGTTTTCTCGGGGTTTTATTTGGTAGTGTTCGAGCGCTGGCACTCGCTGCCGTTGTGTTATTTGTTTTCCTTCATCTGCAATTCGGAATTGCATCCAAAATGATGGAGGATTCTCCCGTAGTTAGAAAAATGGCAACAATGCTCCCCGACCGCTTTCCTTCTCCACATGTCTATTAG
- the dtd gene encoding D-aminoacyl-tRNA deacylase produces MRVLVQRIARSAVYVAGEPIASVGKGLLLLVGMAPRDGMGIFEWMARKILRMRVFPHPGGQSLCLNVRESGGELLVVPQFTLYAEVHRGNRPSFTAAAPAQQASQQFAQWCDHLASQGVPTARGRFGANMHVELVNDGPMTFWIEKEAPDHSHT; encoded by the coding sequence ATGCGCGTACTGGTACAGCGTATTGCTCGGTCTGCGGTTTACGTTGCCGGAGAACCTATTGCCTCCGTTGGCAAGGGGCTCTTACTCCTTGTAGGAATGGCTCCCAGGGACGGGATGGGAATTTTTGAGTGGATGGCCCGTAAGATTTTGCGAATGCGGGTTTTTCCCCATCCGGGGGGGCAGTCGCTTTGTCTCAATGTACGTGAGAGCGGGGGTGAGCTATTGGTTGTACCTCAGTTTACGCTCTACGCAGAAGTACATCGTGGTAATCGTCCCTCTTTCACAGCGGCGGCGCCTGCACAGCAGGCCTCTCAGCAGTTTGCACAGTGGTGTGACCATCTGGCCTCCCAGGGCGTTCCTACCGCCCGTGGGCGTTTCGGTGCTAACATGCATGTGGAGCTCGTCAACGATGGTCCGATGACTTTTTGGATAGAAAAAGAAGCTCCCGATCATTCACATACCTAG
- a CDS encoding cell division protein ZapA: MHNRLTITIHGQEYRITGDTSIDSMRKIGQYVDDTMCKVASNNPGLDATRLAVMTAINIAAEFLELKEKHEEIPASLDKEVP, translated from the coding sequence TTGCACAACAGACTTACGATTACTATCCACGGACAGGAGTACCGCATTACAGGTGATACGAGTATAGATTCCATGCGAAAAATAGGGCAGTATGTAGACGATACAATGTGTAAGGTGGCTAGTAATAATCCCGGGCTCGATGCAACGAGATTGGCGGTGATGACGGCTATCAATATAGCAGCAGAATTCCTCGAGTTGAAAGAAAAACATGAGGAGATTCCGGCGTCCTTGGACAAGGAGGTACCCTAG
- a CDS encoding cell wall hydrolase: MTGNTGLAWASMFFFCVVSEGDAVRYQWIGSIVAIFLLLVLLPAGFAFFSHPTRGEPKSPDSYTDYHSQVGKALHFFVHRVYDPHGRRIRASVHDRYRDHQPHPYPPFELDQLPSRRWIRNETMPRGFSQSTDPERRWKWEGEGSPSRGGRRPLSPPENPPPEGGDPDREPRRGEGREDGFPGPEGIHKFRRPRSSHRVPRHARMGNLPGYEGRERVEHQDHGEREYAKHHEESPKRERYARQERREHAEQEERSRRQLEEHAKQERTQREERAKRERIRREEHEKRERTRREEHEKRERTRREEHEKQERTRREGHEKQGRASKQERVGRDTAEYKKQKNHRGRFHGGLSDKDFDLIARAVYAEARGEPYVGQVAVAAVILNRLESGDFPATVSGVIFQPRAFDAVVDGQIWLEPDEDAYRAVEDALLGWDPADKALYYYNPGRATSRWIRTRSPVKRIGRHVFCR; encoded by the coding sequence GTGACAGGCAACACGGGTTTGGCATGGGCATCGATGTTCTTCTTCTGTGTGGTAAGTGAGGGAGATGCGGTGCGATATCAGTGGATAGGGAGCATAGTGGCAATATTTTTGTTATTGGTCCTTTTGCCGGCAGGTTTTGCTTTTTTTTCCCATCCGACCCGTGGGGAACCAAAATCCCCGGACTCTTACACCGATTACCATTCTCAGGTGGGCAAGGCCCTACATTTTTTTGTTCATCGTGTTTATGATCCACATGGAAGGAGGATTCGGGCGTCGGTCCATGATCGTTACCGTGACCACCAACCGCATCCGTATCCCCCATTTGAGCTGGATCAGTTACCATCGAGGAGATGGATACGAAATGAAACCATGCCCAGAGGGTTTTCACAGTCAACGGATCCAGAAAGGAGATGGAAGTGGGAAGGGGAGGGATCCCCATCTAGGGGGGGGCGGCGACCCTTATCTCCCCCTGAAAATCCTCCCCCAGAGGGGGGGGATCCAGATCGGGAACCCCGCAGGGGTGAGGGTAGGGAGGACGGATTCCCAGGGCCCGAAGGGATTCACAAGTTTCGTCGTCCCCGTTCCTCCCATCGTGTTCCACGCCATGCTCGCATGGGGAATCTTCCTGGCTATGAAGGACGGGAACGTGTAGAACATCAAGACCATGGCGAGCGGGAGTATGCGAAACATCATGAGGAATCCCCTAAACGGGAGAGGTATGCTAGGCAAGAACGTAGGGAGCACGCCGAGCAGGAAGAACGTAGTAGGCGGCAGCTCGAGGAGCATGCGAAACAGGAGCGTACACAGCGTGAGGAGCGTGCAAAACGGGAGCGTATACGGCGTGAGGAGCACGAAAAACGGGAGCGTACACGGCGTGAGGAGCACGAAAAACGGGAGCGTACACGGCGTGAGGAGCACGAAAAACAGGAGCGTACACGGCGTGAGGGGCACGAGAAACAGGGGCGTGCTTCTAAGCAGGAACGAGTAGGGCGCGATACGGCAGAATACAAGAAACAGAAGAATCATAGGGGCCGTTTTCATGGGGGTTTGAGTGACAAGGATTTTGATCTTATTGCGCGGGCGGTTTATGCGGAGGCGCGTGGTGAACCTTATGTGGGGCAGGTGGCCGTTGCAGCGGTGATTCTCAATCGTTTGGAGAGTGGTGACTTTCCCGCCACTGTTTCTGGTGTCATTTTCCAACCACGGGCTTTCGATGCGGTTGTGGATGGGCAAATCTGGCTGGAACCGGATGAAGATGCTTATCGGGCGGTAGAGGATGCATTATTGGGCTGGGATCCTGCGGATAAAGCGCTCTACTATTACAATCCTGGCCGTGCGACGTCGCGCTGGAT